The Desulfofundulus salinus genome includes the window GGTGCTGGTTTCCGCCGACGACCCCGGGATGCACAGCTCCCAGAACGAGCAGGACAACCGCTTTTACGCCCGCTTTGCCCGGGTGCCCATGTTTGAACCGTCGGACAGCCAGGAAGCCCTGGACATGGTGGGCCTGGCCCTCCAGGTGAGCGAGGAGTTTGACCTGCCCGTGATCCTGCGCACCACCACCAGGGTGGCCCATTCCCAGAGCCTGGTGGACCTTAAGGAGCGCAGGGAGGCACCCTTAAGGCCCTACCGCAAGGACCCGAAAAAATGGCTTATGGTGCCGGCCTTCGGCCGCCTGCGCCGCCAGGTCCTGGAAGAGCGGCTGCAAAGGCTAAAGGCCTACACCGAAACCACGCCGGTAAATTTCATTTCCTGGGGCGACCGCCAGGTGGGAGTGATCACCAGCGGCATCAGCTACCAGTATGTGCGGGAGGTTTTGCCCGGGGCCTCCATACTCAAGCTGGGGATGACCTTTCCTCTGCCGCAAGGCCTGATCCGCCAGTTTGCCGCCGGTGTGGAAAGGCTTCTGGTGGTGGAAGAGCTGGATCCCTATATTGAAGAATTTGTCCGGGGCCTGGGTCTTACGGTGACGGGCAAAAAGATTTTCCCGGCCTGGAACGAGTTTACCCCCGGCCTTGTGCGCCGCAAGCTAAAGGAAGCGGGGATACCGGTGCCTTCGCCAGCTGCCGGGCAGGATGCGACCGCCTGTCCTCTGGGACCCGGCGGTGAAGTGGAGGAATTACCTCCCGTCCCGGGACGCCCGCCCGTACTCTGCCCTGGCTGTCCCCACCGGGGAGTCTTTTATGTGCTGCATAAATTAAAGCTTCTGGTTACCGGGGACATCGGCTGCTATACCCTGGGCGGCCTGCCCCCCCTGGAGGGCATGGACAGCTGCGTGTGCATGGGGGCCAGCATTGGCATGGCCCACGGCTGCGAACTGGCCGATCCTTCCCTGGCCCGCCGCACCGTAGCCGTAATTGGCGACTCCACCTTTTTCCATTCCGGCATCACCGGCCTCATGCACATGGTTTACAACGGGGGCCAGGGTACGGTAATCATTTTAGACAACCGCACCACGGCCATGACCGGCCACCAGGAGCACCCCGGCACGGGCAAAACGCTCATGGGGGAGCCTGCCCCCGCGGTGGATCTGGAAGCGCTGGTGCGGGCGCTGGGGGTCGGCCGGGTGCGGGTGGTGGATCCCCTGGATATGGCCGGGTTGACGCAGGCCATCCAGGAGGAAATTGCCGCAGGCGCCCCGTCGGTGATCATTGCCCGCCGGCCCTGCGCGCTGTTGCAAAGGGAAAACCGCCCGCCGGTCCGGGTGGATGTTGAGGCCTGCACCGGCTGCAAGACCTGCCTGAAGCTCAGCTGCCCGGCCATTTCCGTGCAGGATAAAAAGGCGGCGGTGGATGCCATTATCTGCACCGGCTGCGGGTTGTGCGTGCAGGTGTGCAAGTTTGGCGCCCTGAAGGAAGGGGGAGAAAACAATGGCTGAGGTAACGGGTGCGGCCCTGGCGCCGGTGGACATATTGATGGTTGGCGTAGGGGGCCAGGGAATCATCCTGGCGAGCAAGATCCTGGCCCACGCCGCCCAGGCGGCCGGGTACGATATTAAAGTATCGGAAATCCA containing:
- the iorA gene encoding indolepyruvate ferredoxin oxidoreductase subunit alpha, translating into MKELMTGNEAIARGAYEHGVTVGVGYPGTPSTEILENFARYPGIKAQWAPNEKVALEVGIGASLAGARVLVTMKHVGVNVAADPLMTAAYTGVNGGLVLVSADDPGMHSSQNEQDNRFYARFARVPMFEPSDSQEALDMVGLALQVSEEFDLPVILRTTTRVAHSQSLVDLKERREAPLRPYRKDPKKWLMVPAFGRLRRQVLEERLQRLKAYTETTPVNFISWGDRQVGVITSGISYQYVREVLPGASILKLGMTFPLPQGLIRQFAAGVERLLVVEELDPYIEEFVRGLGLTVTGKKIFPAWNEFTPGLVRRKLKEAGIPVPSPAAGQDATACPLGPGGEVEELPPVPGRPPVLCPGCPHRGVFYVLHKLKLLVTGDIGCYTLGGLPPLEGMDSCVCMGASIGMAHGCELADPSLARRTVAVIGDSTFFHSGITGLMHMVYNGGQGTVIILDNRTTAMTGHQEHPGTGKTLMGEPAPAVDLEALVRALGVGRVRVVDPLDMAGLTQAIQEEIAAGAPSVIIARRPCALLQRENRPPVRVDVEACTGCKTCLKLSCPAISVQDKKAAVDAIICTGCGLCVQVCKFGALKEGGENNG